A single genomic interval of Sceloporus undulatus isolate JIND9_A2432 ecotype Alabama chromosome 2, SceUnd_v1.1, whole genome shotgun sequence harbors:
- the LOC121920895 gene encoding brother of CDO-like has product MQRSPSPGPDNHSFLYGLPDDSTHQLLQQSNNYHHHHEQFVGLCNSVPQRKGNSTVKDIKYPVFHTDSTCCLGLVPVQDVERTDFCQDRRQT; this is encoded by the exons GTCACCCAGTCCTGGACCAGATAACCATTCTTTTCTCTACGGGCTTCCAGATGACTCCACGCACCAGCTGCTTCAGCAAAGTAACAActaccatcatcatcatgaacAATTTGTTGGCCTGTGTAACTCGGTCCCACAAAGGAAGGGCAACTCCACTGTGAAAGACATAAAATATCCTGTCTTCCATACAG ATTCTACCTGCTGCCTTGGTTTAGTACCAGTTCAAGATGTAGAGAGGACAGATTTTTGCCAGGACAGAAGACAAACGTGA
- the AK6 gene encoding adenylate kinase isoenzyme 6, with protein MRRPNILLTGTPGVGKTTLGKEIAARIDFTYINVGDLAKEGELYEGFDEEYQCPILDEDRVIDEMEDKMSDGGVIVDYHSCDFFPERWFNIVFVLRTENSFLYDRLESRGYKGKKLQDNIQCEIFQTIYEEAMSSYNEEIVYQLTSNTPEDMERNLDQIIQWIEQWIKDNN; from the exons ATGCGGAGGCCCAACATTCTGCTGACGG GTACTCCAGGTGTTGGGAAAACTACTCTAGGCAAAGAGATAGCTGCAAGAATAGATTTTACTTACATCAATGTGGGTGATTTGGCCAAAGAAG GAGAACTATATGAAGGCTTTGATGAGGAATATCAGTGTCCAATTTTGGATGAAGACAGA GTAATTGACGAAATGGAAGATAAGATGAGTGACGGTGGTGTTATAGTTGATTATCACAGTTGTGACTTCTTTCCTGAACGTTGGTTTAATATTGTATTTGTGCTTCGCACAGAAAACTCATTCTTATATGACAGATTGGAGAGCAG AGGTTACAAAGGAAAAAAGCTACAAGACAATATTCAGTGTGAAATTTTTCAGACTATTTATGAGGAGGCCATGTCATCTTATAATGAAGAAATTGTATATCAGTTGACAAGCAACACGCCAGAGGACATGGAACGGAATTTAGATCAGATTATACAGTGGATAGAACAGTGGATAAAAGACAACAACTGA